The following proteins are encoded in a genomic region of Methanoculleus bourgensis MS2:
- a CDS encoding PPC domain-containing DNA-binding protein encodes MQYSEGQIGRVFTVRIDDREDFISEVRRFVAAMNIQSGMIHFLGAVRSARIVTGPKEPVIPPAPRREEIFGGWELLGFATIYPGEEGPSIHIHTVAGRGIRSLSGCLREKAEVYIVIEAIITEFVGISAKRIFDEKTGVDLPVFDRVLP; translated from the coding sequence ATGCAGTATTCGGAAGGGCAGATCGGCAGGGTCTTTACGGTCAGGATTGACGATCGTGAGGATTTTATCAGTGAAGTCCGGCGCTTTGTTGCGGCGATGAACATCCAGAGCGGCATGATCCATTTCCTCGGTGCCGTACGGTCTGCAAGGATCGTGACGGGGCCAAAGGAGCCGGTCATCCCCCCGGCGCCGCGGCGCGAGGAGATCTTCGGGGGCTGGGAACTCCTCGGGTTTGCCACCATCTATCCGGGAGAGGAGGGGCCATCCATCCATATCCATACGGTTGCAGGGAGGGGAATCAGGTCACTTTCCGGGTGCCTTCGGGAGAAGGCGGAGGTCTACATAGTCATTGAAGCGATCATCACAGAGTTCGTCGGGATATCGGCAAAACGGATCTTCGATGAAAAGACCGGCGTTGACCTGCCGGTCTTCGACCGGGTACTCCCATGA
- a CDS encoding acyltransferase encodes MVLVVWIRELEYLRGFAALAVIAVHISMNFTQFPAVNLPGLLNLFIYITAHFAVPVFIFISGWVLALRYSGAYSVPAYYRRRARTILPPYLFFTALYLLIPVEGAIRVASLPEPGAVASALLMGTAAYHLWFFVVIIQLYLLYPLIVRIYEIFDRAGAALFLLLALLFCQVLWNMGAHALGAFAGADWYAILARAFPSHLFYFVLGIHVFRQTGWFRSAVRSLSPAWVVVASGAGALLIGGVWVAPMLLSSSFSGATLAVFCIYRILEPLYYIPVIIVLVMAALRLEKTGGLLADFFRSFGEHSFGIYLIHPIIIAALAAVWASFTGQSWTDWVTYPVLFLATAAVSYGAVRLAAPLPYTGCLGGSSRFRRGPGRSGGT; translated from the coding sequence GTGGTTCTGGTGGTCTGGATCAGGGAGCTTGAGTACCTCCGGGGGTTTGCCGCCCTCGCCGTGATCGCGGTCCACATCTCCATGAACTTCACCCAGTTCCCTGCTGTGAACCTGCCTGGTCTCCTGAACCTCTTTATCTACATCACCGCCCACTTTGCCGTGCCGGTCTTTATCTTCATATCGGGCTGGGTGCTCGCGCTCCGGTATTCGGGAGCGTATTCGGTTCCGGCCTACTACCGGCGCCGGGCTCGGACAATCCTTCCCCCGTACCTCTTCTTTACCGCCCTCTACCTCCTCATACCGGTGGAGGGCGCGATACGCGTCGCCAGTCTACCTGAACCGGGTGCAGTGGCGAGCGCCCTCCTCATGGGAACCGCCGCCTACCACCTCTGGTTCTTTGTAGTGATCATCCAGTTATATCTCCTCTACCCCCTGATCGTCAGGATCTACGAGATCTTCGACCGGGCCGGTGCGGCGCTCTTTCTCCTTCTTGCCCTCCTCTTCTGCCAGGTCCTCTGGAACATGGGCGCCCATGCTCTCGGGGCGTTTGCGGGCGCTGACTGGTACGCGATCCTGGCCCGGGCATTCCCGTCGCACCTCTTCTACTTCGTGCTTGGTATCCACGTCTTCCGGCAGACCGGATGGTTCCGGTCGGCGGTCAGGTCGCTCTCTCCGGCATGGGTCGTTGTCGCGTCCGGTGCGGGGGCTCTCCTCATCGGGGGCGTGTGGGTCGCACCCATGCTCCTCAGCAGCAGTTTCTCCGGCGCAACGCTCGCTGTCTTCTGTATCTACCGGATCCTTGAGCCGCTCTACTACATCCCGGTCATCATCGTGCTCGTCATGGCCGCCCTGCGGCTCGAGAAGACCGGCGGCCTTCTTGCTGATTTTTTCCGGTCATTCGGCGAGCACTCGTTCGGGATTTATCTCATCCACCCTATCATCATCGCCGCTCTCGCTGCAGTCTGGGCCTCCTTCACCGGGCAATCGTGGACTGACTGGGTGACCTACCCGGTGCTCTTCCTTGCGACGGCGGCGGTGAGTTACGGTGCCGTCAGGCTTGCCGCACCCCTCCCGTACACCGGGTGTCTGGGCGGCTCCTCCCGGTTCCGGCGGGGTCCGGGGCGGTCAGGCGGCACCTGA